A window from Streptomyces subrutilus encodes these proteins:
- a CDS encoding DHA2 family efflux MFS transporter permease subunit, which produces MAALDNLVVTTALPAIRSDLGGKLEDLEWTVNAYTLTFAVLLMFGAALGDRFGRRRLFVVGLSVFTGASAAAALSPGIDALIAARAVQGVGAAIMMPLTLTLLTAAVPAARRGMALGIYGAVTGLAVASGPLIGGSLTEHISWQWIFWLNVPIGLALIPLARLRLAESTAPGSRLDVPGTLLISGGLFGIVYGLVNANAHGWTSAPVLTGLIAGTALVGAFVRHGFRSPNPMLPMRLFRNRGFLGINFASLLMFLGMFGSIFLLSQFLQGVAGYSPTEAGLRMLPWTGMPMIVAPIAGILSDRIGGRPVVAAGLAFQALGLGWFAAILTTDLPYAAQLPPLILSGIGMALYFAPAANVLMSTVGPADQGKASGTNNALREVGGALGVAILASVFSARGGYETPQAFTDGTVPALWIGAGAVALAAALALLLPRRPGSAPAVPAARAAAPPRKVRSAG; this is translated from the coding sequence GATGTTCGGCGCCGCCCTCGGTGACCGATTCGGCCGCCGCCGGCTGTTCGTCGTCGGGCTCTCGGTCTTCACCGGAGCCTCCGCCGCCGCCGCGCTCTCGCCCGGGATCGACGCCCTCATCGCCGCCCGCGCCGTCCAGGGCGTCGGCGCCGCGATCATGATGCCGCTCACCCTGACCCTGCTGACCGCGGCCGTCCCGGCGGCCCGCCGCGGCATGGCACTGGGCATCTACGGCGCCGTCACCGGCCTCGCGGTCGCCAGCGGGCCGCTGATCGGCGGCAGCCTGACCGAGCACATCTCGTGGCAGTGGATCTTCTGGCTCAACGTCCCGATCGGCCTCGCGCTCATCCCGCTCGCCCGCCTGCGCCTCGCCGAGTCCACCGCCCCCGGCTCCCGCCTCGACGTCCCGGGCACCCTGCTGATCAGCGGCGGGCTCTTCGGCATCGTCTACGGGCTGGTGAACGCCAACGCCCACGGCTGGACCAGCGCCCCCGTGCTCACCGGCCTGATCGCCGGCACCGCGCTCGTCGGCGCCTTCGTCCGCCACGGCTTCCGCAGCCCCAACCCGATGCTCCCCATGCGTCTCTTCCGCAACCGGGGCTTCCTCGGAATCAACTTCGCCAGCCTGCTGATGTTCCTCGGTATGTTCGGTTCGATCTTCCTGCTCAGCCAGTTCCTCCAGGGCGTGGCCGGTTACTCGCCCACCGAAGCCGGCCTGCGCATGCTCCCGTGGACCGGCATGCCGATGATCGTCGCCCCGATCGCCGGCATCCTGTCCGACCGCATCGGCGGCCGTCCCGTCGTCGCCGCCGGACTGGCCTTCCAGGCCCTCGGCCTCGGCTGGTTCGCGGCCATCCTGACCACCGACCTCCCCTACGCCGCCCAGTTGCCGCCGCTGATCCTCAGCGGGATCGGCATGGCCCTCTACTTCGCCCCCGCCGCCAACGTCCTCATGTCCACCGTCGGCCCCGCCGACCAGGGCAAGGCCTCCGGCACCAACAACGCCCTGCGCGAGGTCGGCGGCGCCCTCGGCGTCGCGATCCTGGCCTCCGTCTTCTCCGCCCGGGGCGGCTACGAGACCCCGCAGGCCTTCACCGACGGCACCGTCCCCGCCCTGTGGATCGGCGCCGGGGCCGTCGCCCTCGCCGCCGCGCTGGCCCTGCTGCTGCCGCGCCGGCCGGGGTCCGCGCCGGCCGTGCCCGCCGCCCGCGCGGCCGCGCCGCCGCGGAAGGTGCGCTCCGCCGGCTGA